In the Streptomyces sp. f51 genome, one interval contains:
- the sdhA gene encoding succinate dehydrogenase flavoprotein subunit, whose protein sequence is MKIHKYDTVIVGAGGAGMRAAIEATKRSRTAVLTKLYPTRSHTGAAQGGMAAALANVEEDNWEWHTFDTIKGGDYLVDQDAAEILAKEAIDSVLDLEKMGLPFNRTPDGTIDQRRFGGHSRNHGEAPVRRSCYAADRTGHMILQTLYQNCVKEGVEFFNEFYVLDQLIVEIDGVKHSAGVVAYELATGEIHVFQAKSVIYASGGTGKFFKVTSNAHTLTGDGQAAVYRRGLPLEDMEFFQFHPTGIWRMGILLTEGARGEGGILRNKDGERFMEKYAPVMKDLASRDVVSRSIYTEIREGRGCGPEGDHVYLDLTHLPPEQLDAKLPDITEFARTYLGIEPYTDPIPIQPTAHYAMGGIPTNVEGEVLSDNTTVVPGLYAAGEVACVSVHGANRLGTNSLLDINVFGRRAGIAAAEYSAKAGFVELPENPAEQVVSQVERLRDSTGTERVAAIRLELQECMDANVMVFRTEQTIKTAVEKIAELRERYKNVSVQDKGKRFNTDLLEAIELGNLLDLAEVMAVSALARKESRGGHYREDYPNRDDVNFMRHTMAYREVGDDGTESIRLDYKPVVQTRYQPMERKY, encoded by the coding sequence ATGAAGATCCACAAGTACGACACCGTCATCGTCGGCGCCGGCGGCGCCGGCATGCGCGCCGCCATCGAGGCGACGAAGCGCAGCCGCACCGCCGTGCTGACGAAGCTCTACCCGACCCGCTCCCACACGGGCGCCGCGCAGGGCGGTATGGCCGCCGCGCTCGCCAACGTGGAAGAGGACAACTGGGAGTGGCACACCTTCGACACGATCAAGGGCGGTGACTACCTGGTCGACCAGGACGCCGCCGAGATCCTGGCGAAGGAGGCCATCGACTCGGTCCTCGACCTGGAGAAGATGGGCCTGCCGTTCAACCGGACGCCCGACGGGACGATCGACCAGCGCCGCTTCGGCGGTCACTCCCGCAACCACGGCGAGGCCCCGGTGCGCCGGTCCTGCTACGCCGCGGACCGCACCGGTCACATGATCCTCCAGACGCTGTACCAGAACTGCGTCAAGGAGGGCGTGGAGTTCTTCAACGAGTTCTACGTCCTCGACCAGCTCATCGTCGAGATCGACGGGGTCAAGCACTCCGCGGGCGTCGTCGCCTACGAGCTCGCGACCGGCGAGATCCACGTCTTCCAGGCGAAGTCCGTGATCTACGCGTCCGGCGGCACCGGCAAGTTCTTCAAGGTGACCTCCAACGCGCACACCCTCACGGGTGACGGCCAGGCGGCCGTCTACCGTCGCGGGCTGCCGCTGGAGGACATGGAGTTCTTCCAGTTCCACCCGACCGGCATCTGGCGCATGGGCATCCTGCTGACGGAGGGCGCCCGCGGTGAGGGCGGCATCCTCCGCAACAAGGACGGCGAGCGCTTCATGGAGAAGTACGCGCCGGTCATGAAGGACCTCGCGTCCCGTGACGTCGTGTCCCGCTCCATCTACACGGAGATCCGCGAGGGCCGCGGCTGCGGTCCCGAGGGCGACCACGTCTACCTCGACCTCACGCACCTCCCGCCGGAGCAGCTCGACGCCAAGCTCCCGGACATCACGGAGTTCGCGCGGACCTACCTCGGCATCGAGCCCTACACGGACCCGATCCCGATCCAGCCCACCGCGCACTACGCCATGGGCGGCATCCCGACCAACGTCGAGGGTGAGGTCCTCTCGGACAACACCACCGTCGTCCCGGGCCTGTACGCGGCCGGCGAGGTCGCCTGTGTCTCCGTGCACGGCGCCAACCGTCTGGGCACGAACTCGCTGCTGGACATCAACGTCTTCGGACGCCGGGCCGGCATCGCGGCCGCGGAGTACTCGGCGAAGGCCGGCTTCGTGGAGCTGCCGGAGAACCCGGCCGAGCAGGTCGTCTCCCAGGTCGAGCGCCTGCGCGACTCCACGGGCACCGAGCGGGTCGCCGCGATCCGCCTGGAGCTCCAGGAGTGCATGGACGCCAACGTGATGGTGTTCCGCACCGAGCAGACGATCAAGACGGCCGTGGAGAAGATCGCGGAGCTCCGCGAGCGCTACAAGAACGTCTCGGTCCAGGACAAGGGCAAGCGGTTCAACACCGACCTGCTGGAGGCCATCGAGCTGGGCAACCTGCTCGACCTGGCCGAGGTCATGGCCGTCTCCGCGCTCGCCCGCAAGGAGTCCCGCGGCGGTCACTACCGCGAGGACTACCCGAACCGCGACGACGTCAACTTCATGCGCCACACCATGGCGTACCGCGAGGTCGGCGACGACGGCACCGAGTCCATCCGTCTCGACTACAAGCCGGTCGTCCAGACCCGCTACCAGCCGATGGAGCGTAAGTACTGA
- a CDS encoding succinate dehydrogenase hydrophobic membrane anchor subunit — MSTTDTAASGIGPVEGSGDFSAYSVDNPAPFIEAPRKRTKKTPKSTRGNFEMYGWLFMRLSGIVLVVLVLGHLLIQLVLDGGVSKIGFAFVAGRWASPWWQAWDLAMLWLAMLHGSNGLRTVINDYAERAGTRLWLKGLLYTATVFTILLGTLVIFTFDPNIR, encoded by the coding sequence ATGTCCACTACTGACACCGCCGCTTCCGGTATCGGCCCCGTCGAAGGTTCCGGAGATTTCTCGGCCTACAGCGTCGACAACCCGGCCCCGTTCATCGAGGCCCCGCGCAAGCGCACCAAGAAGACCCCGAAGTCGACCCGCGGCAACTTCGAGATGTACGGCTGGCTCTTCATGCGCCTGTCCGGCATCGTCCTGGTCGTCCTGGTCCTCGGCCACCTGCTGATCCAGCTCGTCCTCGACGGCGGCGTCTCCAAGATCGGCTTCGCCTTCGTGGCCGGCCGCTGGGCCAGCCCGTGGTGGCAGGCCTGGGACCTCGCGATGCTGTGGCTGGCCATGCTGCACGGCTCCAACGGCCTGCGTACCGTCATCAACGACTACGCGGAGCGCGCTGGTACCCGCCTGTGGCTGAAGGGCCTGCTCTACACCGCCACGGTGTTCACGATCCTGCTGGGCACGCTGGTGATCTTCACCTTCGACCCGAACATCCGCTAG
- the sdhC gene encoding succinate dehydrogenase, cytochrome b556 subunit gives MPAGTLYRGREGMWSWVAHRVTGVLIFFFLFVHVLDTALVRVSPEDYDKVVATYKTPIVALLEYGLVAAILFHALNGLRVIAVDFWSKGPRYQKQMLWSVVGIWVVLMFGALYPVLGHAFREVFGS, from the coding sequence GTGCCGGCTGGAACGCTGTACCGCGGCCGGGAAGGAATGTGGTCCTGGGTGGCTCATCGAGTCACCGGCGTCCTCATCTTCTTCTTCCTGTTCGTACACGTGCTGGACACCGCTCTCGTCCGTGTCTCCCCCGAGGACTACGACAAGGTCGTAGCCACGTACAAGACGCCGATCGTCGCGCTGCTGGAATACGGCCTCGTGGCCGCCATTCTCTTCCACGCGCTCAACGGCCTGCGTGTCATCGCCGTCGACTTCTGGTCCAAGGGCCCGCGCTACCAGAAGCAGATGCTCTGGTCCGTCGTCGGTATCTGGGTCGTGCTGATGTTCGGGGCTCTTTACCCCGTCCTCGGTCACGCATTCCGCGAAGTATTCGGGAGCTGA
- a CDS encoding 2-oxo-4-hydroxy-4-carboxy-5-ureidoimidazoline decarboxylase produces MTSHRLPRLPGQVALPEQKSAVPSPVRLDGFNSAPAGEVTRALLGCCRSLRWVHRLADHRPYPDLGALLAAADEAAYDLTPADLAEALAGESLTPLPDGAHSAAHTALSAAHAAYESRFGHVFVICLDAFSPGEALDQVLVGIRSRLTNDPEEERVVTADELRRLARGRLTRLVRQFAHEPRHADIRRPE; encoded by the coding sequence CTGACGTCTCACCGTCTCCCACGCCTCCCCGGCCAGGTCGCCCTGCCCGAACAGAAGAGCGCGGTACCGTCCCCGGTCCGCCTCGACGGGTTCAACTCCGCGCCCGCCGGAGAGGTCACCCGCGCCCTGCTGGGCTGCTGCCGCAGCCTGCGCTGGGTCCACCGCCTGGCCGACCACCGCCCCTACCCCGATCTCGGCGCCCTCCTGGCCGCGGCCGACGAGGCGGCGTACGACCTGACCCCCGCCGACCTGGCCGAAGCCCTGGCCGGCGAATCGCTGACACCGCTCCCGGACGGCGCGCACTCCGCGGCCCACACGGCGCTCAGCGCCGCGCACGCGGCGTACGAGAGCAGATTCGGACATGTGTTCGTCATCTGTCTGGACGCATTCTCTCCGGGCGAAGCCCTCGACCAGGTGCTCGTCGGCATCCGGTCGCGCCTGACGAACGACCCCGAGGAGGAGCGGGTCGTCACCGCGGACGAGCTGCGCCGGCTGGCCCGCGGCCGGCTGACCCGTCTCGTCCGTCAGTTCGCCCACGAGCCGCGACACGCCGACATCCGACGTCCGGAATAG
- a CDS encoding glycoside hydrolase family 20 protein, which translates to MSGGRRRAPRRRTEQHGRGKLVAAGLAVVGVVAVAVAVWPDGGGGPSGAKVPSADRSQAVSAASPSPTRNYPLSKAPRTIPAVREHIAAHGPGWRPAPGGRVVVDSDGLADEGRLLAGELKLTYAGRTGAKAGDVELGLDKGKAGPESYTLTVGNGRVAITGPAEAGVFYGTRTLKQEVHGGGTAPEGVVHDRPAKPVRGFMLDIARKHFTAAWIEDRVRELGDLKYNQLGLHFSDDQGFRIASDTHPEIVSQQHLTKDEVRRIVALAASRHITVVPEIDSPGHLGAVIAAHPDLQLRNVSGVPIRGAVDISKPAAAKIVDDLLDEYAGLFPGTDWHLGGDEYQALTVANPAASFPQLVAAARSRYGAGASVADLTTGWLNDRAKLIHGHGRTARAWNDGFFRSSTVKADGGLQVAYWTGKEIGARQPVEYLSAGRKVVNYNDEYLYYVLGEPQTFVYPTGQRIYEQWTPLVLRGTTPVPARYDSQILGGSFAVWCDLANSQTQDQVAAGIRMPLRALTQKLWDPGTPSMSWTQFRALADRLG; encoded by the coding sequence GTGAGCGGTGGCAGGCGGCGCGCGCCGCGGCGGCGGACGGAACAGCACGGGCGGGGCAAACTCGTCGCGGCCGGTCTGGCGGTCGTCGGTGTCGTGGCGGTGGCCGTGGCGGTCTGGCCCGACGGGGGAGGGGGACCGTCGGGGGCCAAGGTGCCGTCCGCGGACAGGTCGCAGGCCGTGTCCGCGGCCAGTCCCTCCCCGACCCGGAACTACCCGCTCTCCAAGGCGCCGCGCACCATTCCCGCCGTACGCGAGCACATCGCGGCCCACGGTCCCGGCTGGCGCCCGGCACCCGGAGGCCGGGTGGTCGTGGACAGCGACGGACTCGCCGACGAGGGCAGGCTGCTCGCCGGTGAACTGAAGCTGACGTACGCGGGGCGGACGGGCGCGAAGGCGGGCGATGTCGAACTCGGCCTCGACAAGGGGAAGGCGGGCCCGGAGTCGTACACCCTCACCGTAGGGAACGGCCGGGTCGCCATCACCGGGCCCGCCGAGGCCGGGGTCTTCTACGGCACGCGCACCCTCAAGCAGGAGGTGCACGGCGGCGGCACGGCGCCGGAGGGCGTCGTCCACGACCGGCCAGCGAAGCCGGTCCGCGGGTTCATGCTCGACATCGCGCGCAAGCACTTCACGGCGGCCTGGATCGAGGACCGGGTGCGTGAGCTGGGCGACCTGAAGTACAACCAGCTCGGCCTGCACTTCTCCGACGACCAGGGCTTCCGCATCGCGTCCGACACGCACCCCGAGATCGTGTCGCAGCAGCATCTGACGAAGGACGAGGTGCGCCGCATCGTCGCCCTGGCGGCGAGCCGGCACATCACCGTCGTGCCCGAGATCGACTCGCCGGGACACCTCGGCGCGGTCATCGCGGCCCACCCCGACCTCCAGCTGCGCAATGTCTCGGGCGTCCCCATCCGCGGCGCCGTGGACATCTCCAAGCCCGCCGCCGCGAAGATCGTCGACGATCTGCTCGACGAGTACGCCGGCCTGTTCCCCGGCACCGACTGGCATCTCGGCGGCGACGAGTACCAGGCCCTGACGGTGGCGAACCCCGCGGCGTCCTTCCCGCAGCTGGTCGCGGCGGCGCGGAGCAGATACGGAGCCGGCGCGAGCGTCGCCGACCTGACGACCGGCTGGCTGAACGACCGCGCCAAGCTGATCCACGGTCACGGCCGCACGGCGCGGGCCTGGAACGACGGCTTCTTCCGCAGCAGCACGGTCAAGGCCGACGGCGGCCTCCAGGTGGCGTACTGGACCGGCAAGGAGATCGGCGCCCGCCAGCCCGTCGAGTATCTGAGCGCGGGCCGCAAGGTCGTCAACTACAACGACGAGTACCTCTACTACGTCCTCGGCGAGCCCCAGACCTTCGTCTATCCGACCGGGCAGCGCATCTACGAACAGTGGACGCCCCTCGTCCTGCGCGGCACGACCCCGGTGCCCGCGCGGTACGACTCCCAGATCCTCGGCGGGTCCTTCGCCGTCTGGTGCGACCTCGCCAACTCCCAGACGCAGGACCAGGTCGCGGCCGGCATCCGCATGCCGCTGCGCGCCCTGACCCAGAAACTGTGGGACCCGGGCACACCGTCCATGTCCTGGACCCAGTTCAGGGCCCTGGCGGACCGACTGGGCTGA
- a CDS encoding DUF4328 domain-containing protein — MTMPSSPQQSAAPLPPHPSPHGAVSLRSPVLLGRLAAALLGLVIAADLLAVWADYTLYDVTSGIGSALAGGESLASLTRRADRADSLNATAGYIQAATLVAAAVGYLVWLFRVRVNAEFFNPFGHTYSRAWVGWGWFVPFVNLARPRQIVAEIWDASRPEGTRARHGLVNTWWTFWLVGLLADRVAFSASRKAETAGAIRDAAFQGLLTDAFDVLSAVLAIAVVLKLTGMQDRKAHEGPGTVLG; from the coding sequence ATGACCATGCCGTCATCGCCGCAGCAGTCCGCGGCGCCGCTGCCGCCGCACCCGTCGCCGCACGGCGCCGTGTCGCTGCGCTCGCCCGTCCTCCTCGGCAGGCTCGCGGCCGCGCTGCTCGGCCTCGTGATCGCCGCGGACCTCCTCGCCGTCTGGGCGGACTACACGCTGTACGACGTGACGAGCGGCATCGGGAGCGCTCTCGCGGGCGGTGAGTCCCTCGCCTCCCTCACGCGACGGGCCGATCGGGCCGACTCGCTCAACGCCACCGCCGGGTACATACAGGCGGCCACCCTGGTCGCGGCTGCCGTCGGCTACCTGGTCTGGCTGTTCCGGGTCCGCGTCAACGCCGAGTTCTTCAACCCGTTCGGGCACACCTACTCCCGGGCGTGGGTGGGCTGGGGCTGGTTCGTGCCGTTCGTGAACCTGGCCCGCCCGCGCCAGATCGTGGCCGAGATCTGGGACGCGAGCCGCCCCGAGGGCACCCGCGCCCGGCACGGGCTCGTCAACACCTGGTGGACGTTCTGGCTCGTCGGCCTGCTGGCCGACCGCGTCGCCTTCTCCGCCTCCCGCAAGGCCGAGACCGCCGGGGCGATCCGGGACGCCGCCTTCCAGGGGCTGCTCACCGACGCCTTCGACGTCCTGAGCGCGGTGCTGGCCATCGCCGTCGTCCTCAAGCTGACCGGGATGCAGGACCGCAAGGCGCACGAGGGGCCGGGCACCGTCCTCGGCTGA
- a CDS encoding RNA polymerase sigma factor, which produces MGQRGEPRRVQPYDAELGAAVARAQDGDEAAFAAAYRIVQPGLLGYLRGMVGDDAEDVASDAWLEIARDLGRFRGDGAGFRGWTATIARHRALDHLRRLRVRPRGTALEQDALDLPGRHSTQDEALESLSTEYALELVAGLPRDQAEAVLLRVVVGLDGPAAARVLGKRPGAVRTSAHRGLKRLALQLGVAGVTDEEPRTLGESG; this is translated from the coding sequence TTGGGCCAGCGAGGGGAACCCCGCCGCGTGCAGCCGTACGACGCGGAACTGGGCGCGGCGGTGGCGCGGGCGCAGGACGGGGACGAGGCCGCCTTCGCGGCCGCGTACCGGATCGTGCAGCCAGGTCTGCTGGGCTATCTGCGCGGGATGGTCGGTGACGACGCCGAGGACGTGGCGTCCGACGCCTGGCTGGAGATCGCCCGGGACCTGGGCCGGTTCCGGGGGGACGGCGCGGGGTTCCGCGGCTGGACCGCGACCATCGCCCGGCACCGGGCGCTCGACCATCTGAGGCGGCTGCGGGTGCGGCCGAGGGGAACCGCCCTCGAACAGGACGCGCTGGACCTGCCCGGCAGGCACAGCACCCAGGACGAGGCGCTGGAGAGCCTGTCCACGGAGTACGCCCTGGAACTGGTCGCGGGGCTGCCGCGCGACCAGGCCGAGGCCGTGCTCCTGAGGGTGGTCGTCGGCCTGGACGGACCGGCCGCGGCCCGGGTGCTCGGCAAACGCCCCGGCGCGGTGCGCACCTCCGCCCACCGGGGCCTGAAGCGCCTCGCGCTCCAGCTCGGCGTCGCGGGTGTGACGGATGAGGAGCCCCGGACGCTGGGGGAGTCGGGATGA
- a CDS encoding RNA polymerase sigma factor: MLGDDAELTAAVLAAQDGDETAFRTVYRAVHPRLLGYVRTLVGEPDAEDVTSEAWLQIARDLDRFSGDADRFRGWAARIARNRALDHIRMRGRRPAIGGDETELTGKAAESDTATEAMEALSTGSTLSLIAQLPQDQAEAVVLRVVVGLDAKSAAETLGKRPGAVRTAAHRGLKRLAELLGTDPESVGALDAVPPQRGSRTSAVTSAGVTHTRSRAQKDM, translated from the coding sequence GTGCTGGGGGACGACGCGGAGCTGACCGCCGCGGTGCTTGCCGCACAGGACGGGGACGAGACCGCGTTCCGGACTGTGTACCGGGCGGTGCACCCACGCCTGCTCGGATACGTACGGACGCTGGTCGGTGAGCCGGACGCCGAGGACGTCACGTCCGAGGCATGGCTCCAGATCGCCCGTGACCTGGACCGCTTCAGCGGGGACGCCGACCGTTTCCGCGGCTGGGCCGCCCGGATCGCACGCAACCGCGCGCTGGACCACATACGGATGCGCGGCCGCCGTCCCGCGATAGGCGGCGACGAGACCGAGCTGACCGGCAAGGCCGCCGAGTCCGACACCGCGACCGAGGCGATGGAGGCGCTGTCCACCGGCAGCACGCTCTCGCTCATCGCCCAGCTTCCGCAGGACCAGGCGGAGGCCGTCGTCCTGCGGGTCGTGGTCGGCCTCGACGCCAAGTCGGCCGCCGAGACCCTCGGCAAGCGCCCGGGAGCGGTCAGGACGGCCGCGCACCGGGGTCTGAAAAGGCTCGCGGAGCTGCTCGGCACCGATCCGGAATCCGTCGGCGCGCTCGACGCCGTCCCCCCGCAACGAGGTTCGCGCACCAGCGCGGTGACGTCCGCCGGTGTGACGCATACGCGTTCGCGGGCGCAGAAGGACATGTGA
- a CDS encoding L,D-transpeptidase family protein, with amino-acid sequence MRTTGLRRALAGLAVLAVVSGCTVNAGDARGKGPSARAAAPDGKGGGRPGAPSKGGGGASGSAGAGKGGAEAAEVLWSRGDRGDDIRRAQARLHQVAWLITPPTGTYDARTVAAVKGFQGKRGLPRTGDLDTVTWRRLRGMTHEPAAWELYPYGGQPAARPDPRCMTGRVLCVSKTSRTLRWMIDGRTVSEMDVRFGSQYTPTREGVFSIYFKSRYHVSTIYHTSMPYAMFFSGGQAVHYSSDFAARGYYGASHGCVNVRDRSKVSALFAQVRTGDKVVVYW; translated from the coding sequence ATGCGTACGACTGGCTTGAGGAGAGCGCTGGCCGGGCTCGCGGTGCTCGCCGTGGTGAGCGGCTGCACGGTGAACGCCGGGGACGCGCGGGGCAAGGGGCCCAGCGCGCGGGCCGCCGCACCGGACGGGAAGGGCGGCGGCCGGCCCGGCGCCCCCTCGAAGGGCGGGGGCGGCGCGTCCGGCTCCGCGGGGGCGGGGAAGGGTGGCGCCGAGGCCGCCGAGGTTCTCTGGTCCCGGGGCGACCGGGGCGACGACATCCGCCGGGCGCAGGCCCGGCTGCACCAGGTCGCCTGGCTGATCACCCCGCCGACGGGGACGTACGACGCCCGGACCGTCGCGGCCGTGAAGGGGTTCCAGGGCAAGCGGGGTCTGCCGCGCACCGGTGATCTGGACACCGTCACCTGGCGGCGGCTGCGGGGGATGACGCACGAGCCGGCGGCCTGGGAGCTGTACCCCTACGGCGGGCAGCCGGCCGCGAGGCCCGACCCGCGCTGCATGACGGGCCGCGTGCTGTGCGTCAGCAAGACGAGCCGCACACTGCGCTGGATGATCGACGGCAGGACGGTCTCGGAGATGGACGTGCGGTTCGGCTCCCAGTACACGCCGACCCGCGAGGGCGTGTTCAGCATCTACTTCAAGTCGCGCTACCACGTGTCGACGATCTACCACACGTCGATGCCGTACGCGATGTTCTTCAGCGGCGGCCAAGCGGTGCACTATTCCTCGGACTTCGCGGCCCGCGGCTACTACGGCGCCTCGCACGGCTGCGTCAACGTGCGGGACAGGAGCAAGGTCTCCGCGCTGTTCGCCCAGGTCCGCACCGGCGACAAGGTCGTCGTCTACTGGTGA
- a CDS encoding methylmalonyl-CoA mutase family protein gives MARESESGLPIEPVYGPEALEGWDPAEKLGAPGAYPFTRGVYPSMYTGRPWTMRQYAGFGTAVESNARYQQLIANGTTGLSVAFDLPTQMGHDSDAPLAHGEVGKVGVAIDSVDDMRVLFGGIPLDKVSTSMTINAPAALLLLMYQLVGEEQGVSADQLTGTVQNDVLKEYIARGTYIFPPKPSLRLIADIFKYCGAEIPKWNTISISGYHMAEAGASPAQEIAFTLADGIEYVRTAVAAGMDVDDFAPRLSFFFVARTTLLEEVAKFRAARRIWARVMRDEFGARNPKSLMLRFHTQTAGVQLTAQQPEVNLVRVAVQGLAAVLGGTQSLHTNSFDEAIALPTDKSARLALRTQQVLAYETDVTATVDPFAGSYVVERMTDDVEAAAVALMTRVEDLGGAVEAIEQGFQKGEIERSAYRVAQETDSGERVVVGVNRFRLDAEEPYEPLRVDPAIEAQQAERLARLRAERDGEAVDSALAAMKRAAEGTENVLYPMKEALRARATVGEVCDALREVWGTYVPSDTF, from the coding sequence ATGGCGCGCGAATCCGAGTCCGGACTGCCCATCGAGCCGGTCTACGGCCCCGAGGCCCTGGAGGGCTGGGACCCGGCCGAGAAGCTCGGCGCCCCGGGTGCCTACCCCTTCACCCGCGGGGTGTACCCGTCGATGTACACGGGCCGTCCCTGGACCATGCGGCAGTACGCGGGGTTCGGTACGGCGGTGGAGTCCAACGCCCGCTACCAGCAGCTCATCGCCAACGGCACGACGGGCCTTTCGGTCGCCTTCGACCTGCCCACCCAGATGGGCCACGACTCGGACGCCCCGCTCGCGCACGGCGAGGTCGGCAAGGTGGGCGTGGCGATCGACTCGGTCGACGACATGCGGGTCCTGTTCGGCGGGATCCCGCTGGACAAGGTCTCCACCTCCATGACCATCAACGCGCCCGCCGCGCTGCTGCTGCTGATGTACCAGCTCGTCGGTGAGGAACAGGGCGTGTCCGCGGACCAGTTGACCGGCACCGTCCAGAACGACGTCCTCAAGGAGTACATCGCCCGGGGCACGTACATCTTCCCGCCCAAGCCGTCCCTGCGGCTGATCGCGGACATCTTCAAGTACTGCGGGGCCGAGATCCCGAAGTGGAACACCATCTCGATCTCGGGCTATCACATGGCCGAGGCGGGCGCCTCTCCCGCGCAGGAGATCGCGTTCACGCTCGCCGACGGCATCGAGTACGTCCGCACGGCCGTCGCCGCCGGCATGGACGTGGACGACTTCGCCCCCCGCCTCTCCTTCTTCTTCGTCGCCCGGACGACGCTCCTGGAGGAGGTCGCCAAGTTCCGTGCCGCCAGGCGCATCTGGGCCCGGGTCATGCGGGACGAGTTCGGCGCGAGGAACCCCAAGTCGCTGATGCTGCGCTTCCACACCCAGACGGCGGGCGTCCAGCTCACCGCCCAGCAGCCGGAGGTGAACCTCGTGCGGGTCGCGGTCCAGGGGCTCGCCGCGGTCCTCGGCGGCACCCAGTCGCTGCACACCAACTCCTTCGACGAGGCCATCGCGCTGCCCACCGACAAGTCCGCCCGGCTGGCCCTGCGCACCCAGCAGGTCCTCGCCTACGAGACGGACGTGACGGCGACGGTCGACCCCTTCGCCGGCTCGTACGTCGTCGAGAGGATGACCGACGACGTCGAGGCGGCGGCCGTCGCCCTCATGACGCGGGTCGAGGATCTCGGCGGGGCCGTCGAGGCCATCGAGCAGGGCTTCCAGAAGGGCGAGATCGAGCGCTCCGCCTACCGGGTCGCCCAGGAGACCGACTCCGGCGAGCGGGTCGTGGTCGGTGTCAACCGCTTCCGGCTCGACGCGGAGGAGCCGTACGAGCCGCTGCGGGTCGACCCGGCCATCGAGGCCCAGCAGGCCGAACGCCTCGCCCGGCTCCGCGCCGAGCGGGACGGCGAAGCCGTCGACAGCGCCCTCGCCGCGATGAAGCGGGCCGCCGAGGGCACGGAGAACGTCCTCTACCCGATGAAGGAGGCCCTGCGCGCCCGCGCGACCGTCGGCGAGGTCTGCGACGCGCTGCGCGAGGTCTGGGGGACGTACGTGCCGTCGGACACCTTCTGA
- the leuE gene encoding leucine efflux protein LeuE, producing MLGVIDLPTYLAGLVLIVLLPGPNSLYVLSVAARRGVRTGYTAAAGVWCGDTVLMTLSAAGVASLLQANAVLFGIVKYAGAGYLTWLAVGMLRAARAMWRARREPVAASTETEAVAGERPFRRALVISLFNPKAILFFVAFFVQFVDPGYAYPALSFVVLGAFAQLASVLYLTALIFSGTRLAEAFRRRKRLSAGATTAAGALFLGFAVKLTLASA from the coding sequence ATGCTTGGTGTCATCGATCTCCCCACCTATCTCGCGGGCCTCGTCCTGATCGTCCTGCTGCCGGGGCCGAACTCGCTGTACGTGCTCTCCGTCGCCGCCCGCCGAGGCGTCCGTACGGGATACACCGCCGCCGCCGGCGTGTGGTGCGGGGACACCGTGCTGATGACCCTGTCGGCGGCCGGTGTGGCGTCGCTGCTCCAGGCGAACGCCGTGCTGTTCGGCATCGTGAAGTACGCAGGCGCGGGATATCTGACCTGGCTGGCGGTCGGGATGCTGCGCGCCGCGCGGGCGATGTGGCGGGCCCGGCGGGAGCCGGTCGCCGCGAGCACGGAGACCGAGGCGGTGGCCGGGGAGCGGCCGTTCCGGCGGGCGCTGGTGATCAGCCTGTTCAACCCGAAGGCGATCCTGTTCTTCGTCGCCTTCTTCGTACAGTTCGTCGACCCCGGATACGCCTACCCGGCGCTCTCGTTCGTCGTCCTCGGCGCCTTCGCCCAGCTCGCGAGCGTCCTCTACCTGACCGCGCTGATCTTCAGCGGTACGCGCCTCGCGGAGGCATTCCGCCGCCGCAAGCGCCTCTCCGCGGGTGCCACCACGGCCGCGGGCGCCCTCTTCCTCGGCTTCGCCGTCAAGCTCACGCTCGCCAGCGCGTAG